GGAAATCAACAAGGGATTGCACTCCTCGGCGCGATGGTCATCGTTCTGCTGGTATCGCTCTTAGCATCAACCCTCTTCAATCTGTCCGGGCAGGAGGTCGTCAGTGCTCGTGCTGGAAATCAAGGGGTCGTCGCTCAACAGCTTGCCGATGCGGCGGGTGAACTGATCCTGGCATGGTTTCATGACCCACAGTCGACCGCTGATCATCCACAGCTCAAGCTTCTTCGGGAAAAGCGGCATTATGACGGTGAAGGAGGACCGTCTTTCTTTGATCTTAATGGGCGTTCGCAGTTTACCGGTACAAGTGAACAGCCAGATGTCGCCCTCCTTGCAGAGAATCCTGCGGACGAACGGCTCTTAAACGATCCGGAAGTCGGCGTTTTCCGCGCGATGCGCCATTTAGGACATGTTGAAGCGGTCAAGGTCTATGCACCATCGAATCCTGGCCTGTTGTGTACTGTTGATGCCACGATTGCCACAGGTACAACTCCATCGGTCAGGCAGTCCGTCTTGCTACAGCTGGGTGCCTTGAATCTTCGCCCGCTGAAGGCTGCAGTGCAAGTGACACGGCATCTGGGGGAATTCCGTCAAGGACATGAATCACCGGTCAGAGTGCATTGGGGAGATTTGCGAGTAGGGGAAACTCTTGTCCTCAGCCATGAGAACGATATCCCGACCAAGAGCGTGACGGCCATGGTAACGGGGCAGACTTATGACGAGACGGCGCAGCGAGAAGATCGCTGGATGGAAGCGTGGGTTGGGGGACAGGTCCTGGTGACTCAACCGGATTCAGAGCAGGCAGCGGGGCTTCTTTCGAATATTCACGAAAGCCAATCGCCGATCCCGGGGGTGCGGCTGGACCAATGGACCTACGAAGAACTGAAGCACATGGCGAAGCGCTTCGGGCGCTACTTCGCGATTGACCGAGAGGGGTTGTTATATCCGCAAGGTGTGGTAGAACCGGGTCGAGGAGTTTCTCCAGATGAGGTGTTGAAGTCTCAGGTACCGGGTGATCAACAAGGGTTGCTCTTTATCGATACGCTGGACCAACTGCCGCCACGCTTGGACAACCTCGGAGTTCTCCGGTTGCAGGCCTCCTATCTCGAAGCGACGGTTGTCATGCAGGGCCATATCCACCTCAATCCCTCTGGATCTGGGGCCACCATCCAGGCACTTAGCCCACCGAGAAGCGATCTCAATGGTACCCTGGCACGGACGCCCGTTCAGCTCTCAGGGATTCAGCTCAACGGTGTGGTGTATGCCGCGGGCAATATCACGGTGACTGGAAAAGCAAAGGTGCATGGGGCAGTGGTCAGTGGAGGAACAATTACAGGAACAGATGCACGCGATACCCTTGAGGTCTGGTACGACCACGATATCGGACAGGGGTGGTTCCGAGGTCTGCCGGTAGTCCATCGTGCTCCTGGGACATGGGTCGCCAAATATTGAACTGCGACCACGTACTTCGCCGATTGGTATAAATCCAAAAATACATTCTAGTTGTCGAGACATAAGGAATCGCTACAATGATTGCACAAGCAGCTGGAACACAGAACAAACGAGAAGTCCTTTCCGTTGCGACGCTGAAGAGACCTCCGATGAACAAGGCCCCTCGAAAAAAGACCATGGAACGGAGTCTCCTGGATTGTATCGCCTATCGGGGTCTTGTCAGCCCGGCCGAATTGGATTCGGCAGTGGAAGAATCTCTCTCTCGAGAAGTCGATCTCGAGACTGTCCTCATCGATAAGTATCGCGTCCCAAAACCAGCGCTTGGGTCAGCATTGAGTGAGTTCTATCAATGCCCCTATGTTCCGTACGACGAACGGACCATTCTTGATCCGGAACTCTTGAAAAACCTCAGCTTCGATTACCTCAGAAGAAATTCATGGATTCCCATGAAGCGTCAGGGCACAGTGCTCGATATCGTCACCAACGATCCACATGATCTCGAAAAAGGCTTGGATATTCGCCGTGCATTTCCAGGCACAACGATTCGATTCGCAGTCGGGCTTCGGCGGGACATTGAACAATACTTGCTTGTGGCAACAGGTCAAGCAACCGGTGGTTCAATTACGGATATCCTTGGAGAACTGGTTGATGAAGCTGGGAGCGAGCGGAATGCTGAAGCGGAGCGGAGAGAGATCGATGAAAATGACTCCGCCATCGTACGGCTGGCAAACCAGATTATTGCCGAAGCGTATCGTTTAGCGGCCTCGGACGTCCACATCGAACCCTATTCAGACCGTAAAGAGACCGCGGTACGGTTCCGAGTCGATGGGACCTGCTTTACCTATATGCGGATTCCGGCCGCCTATCGGCGAGCCATCGTCTCACGGTTGAAAATTATGGCCAATTTGGACATTGCGGAGCGGCGAAAGCCTCAAGATGGAAAGATCCGCTACAAGCTGGCGAAGGACCGTGAAATTGAATTGCGGGTGGCGACGTTGCCGACGGCAGGAAACAATGAAGATGTCGTGCTACGGCTCTTGACCGCCAAGGAAACCATGCCGTTGGAAGCGATGGATTTCCCTCCCGGTGTGTTACAGACCGTGAAGGAGCTTTCTGAGCATCCCTATGGAATTTTTCTGTGTGTGGGGCCGACTGGATCAGGGAAGACCACGACGCTTCACGCTGTGTTGAAACATATCAATACGGATGAACGGAAAATTTGGACGGCGGAAGATCCCATCGAAGTGACACAGGAAGGGTTGCGACAGGTACAAGTGCATCCAAAGATCGGCTTTACCTTTGCTTCGGCGATGCGCGCATTCCTACGGGCTGACCCGGATGTCATCATGATCGGCGAGATGCGCGACAAGGAAACCGCGGACATTGCGATCGAAGCGTCGCTCACCGGACATCTCGTGATGAGCACGCTGCACACCAATAGTGCGGTAGAAACCGTGACGCGATTGCTTGATATGGGGTGTGATTCATTTAACTTTGCTGATGCGATGTTGGGCATTCTCGCCATGCGGCTCTGTAAACGGATCTGTTCCCACTGCAAAGAAGAGTACCATCCGACACAACAGGAATTTGACGAGCTTGTGCAGGGGTATGGGGCAAGACATTGGGAAAAGCTGGGAATCTCGTACGCCGAGGATCTCAGGCTCTGTCACGGGAAAGGGTGCGAAGTCTGCAACCAGACAGGATTTAAGGGCAGGGTGGCACTACATGAACTCCTGGTCGGTTCAGAAGAGATCAAGAATCTCATTCAAAGCCGGGCGCGCACCTCAGAAATTCTCGCGGTCGCCATGCGGGATGGGATGGTCACCCTCCTGCAAGATGGTATTCAGAAAGTACTCAAGGGACTGACGACGTACCGACAAGTCCGGGCCGTGGCAGTTAAGTAGCAGCACTCTGCAAGCTTTAGCTAGGGAGTGCGATCGAGTACGGAAACAAATGAATCTAACCGATTCAGCATCTCTGGCGAGATTCGGATAAACTCGAATCCACATCGCTGCTCAGAAACCCACCGAACTCCAGCAAGTTCAATTTCAACGGGCGTGGTGCTGTCCGGTAAATCGATCCATAGCGCAAGATGGGACGAGACCGATGGTGGTAGTGCTGTCATCACGGCACAGCCCTGTACGGAGAGATTCAGAATCGTTCCTTCCGATCTGTAGGTGTGGTCGTCGAGTGTGCATGGAAGTTGGATGGCAAACCGCCGAAGCTTTCGATTGTTTCTAGACATCATGGATCGTTCCATCGAACCATATTAGGAGTAGGCCTTCCTCCATGATCATAGCAGGTACAGTCATCATGCTCCTGGCACCACTCCACAAAGTCCTCAAATCGGCATGTGCAAAACTGTACAACGTCTCGGCCGAAAATTGTTGTCCCTGAGCACGAAAAGTGACCAAGTCTAGGTGTGCTTAATAGAAAGAGAATACTGTCAATTCAAGAGGTTACATGCCATACAGCAGGCATTTGGACCGGCATGCGCCTTGCTTTGGCTTCACAGGTAACAGGGTGTCTCTTAAGGGTAATTTTAAGATGATGAGTGGCCAGTTGCGCGATGCCAAAGGGTTTACGTTGATTGAGATGGCACTTGTTGGTGCCATCGTAGGCATCACCACCATGATTGCCATCCCGTCTTTTACGCAGTGGAAGGCAAGGTATCAAATGAAGCAAGCCGCCACTGAGTTAGCAGGAAATATGAACCTGGCTCGTGCAGCAGCAATGAGCAGAGGGACTGGTATCACGGTGACGACCGCGGTGACGAGTGGGCGAGCCACAGTCACGTTCGGCGGCGTATTCCCCCCGCTTACCCTCAACGAGGGCGTCGCAAATATTACAGCGGCAACCATTGGGTTCAACATGTTCGGTCTACGGGCTGGTGGCGGTACGGCTAACGCATTGATTACCTTGACCCCACAACAAGGCAGTCCTTATTCGGTTGTTGTGACTCCCTCAGGCAAGGTTGACTGGTGTGCAATGGCAACCTGTCCATAGAGTGACGATAGGGGAATCCCGTCTTTATGAATCATCAGCAAGCGATCAGAAATGAAGGTGGCTTTACGCTGATTGAATCCGTGATGGCTGGAACGATTCTAGCCATCACCCTGTTAGGAGTTGCTGGCTTCCAAGGGGCATCCCTTGCAAGGAACGCCCAGTCAAAAGACAACACGGTGGTGACGAACTTTGGCGTCGAAATGCTTGAACGCATACAGAGTAATCGTCAACGGGTATTGGACTACCATAACATCGATACGACCGCCACCACGCCCTGTCCGCAAACAACGGCTCAGCAGCGACAGGCGCTTGCGGATTGTCAGCAGTGGCGAGCCGCTCTAATAGCTTCCAACGTAAGCGGTGTGCGGGGAACTGTCACGGCTATCCTAGGCGACCCCGCCCCGACTCTTGGTGTGCCGAGTCTAAATCGTACCAACGTCGTCATCACAGTCACGTGGAACACGTCAGCCGGGAGTGGGACGTCCATGCAGTCCAAGACTATGACCTTTCGGACAGTGGTCGCTCCAGAATGATGGTGCGGGGAAATTGAAGAGATGAAAACTGAACAGGCCACCAGGTGCCACCGAAATTGTGAAGCCGGCATGACGTTGATCGAGTTGATGATTGCCGCCGCCGTGGGACTTGGCGTCATTGGTGCAGCGTTGTCCATGCTGGTCATGAGCCAGAAAGCCACCACGGCCAACGAGCAGGTGGTTGAGACTCAGCAGAATGTCAGAGTGGCGATGGAAATGCTGGCTCGTGATATGCGGCTGGCCAGCTATAACTATGTGGGGAATGTGCCAGGCGCGCCAACTGTCGGGACATGCAGTGTGACCAATGGGACCTTCTCTCGTCCCGTCGGTCTTCGTCCAAGGGATCAAAATCCAACGGGTGCCGATACCGGTCCTGATAGTATTTCGATGGTCGTGCCGCTCCTCACGGATGTCGTTACTCCCTGGGCTCTCTCAGCCAATGTCGGAGGAACAGCAATTGATCCGGTCCCGTTCAATGCCCTCCCTATTGCCGCGGCGGTTATCACGGATATGGTCAGTCAAGGGTTAGCCGCCGGGTCTGTAGTCTCCATCGGTGGAAGTGTGGTGAGGGCGGTTGCTACAGTCAGCGCAACCTCCCTCACGCTCTCCAGTAGCATCGACGGGAAATTTCCTGCCGGGACACCGGTCTATTTACTCCAATGTGTGACGTACGCAGTTGGGACCACGACGGCGACATGCGGAACGGGGAGCACCGCATGCCTCACCAGAAACGGAGTACCTCTGGTCGATGGAATCGAGGACATCCAATTCTCGTACGGCTGTGATGGCTGCAGTACTGCCGCGCCGAATCCCCTGTCGCCGGACGGTGTGCTCGATGAAATAGATGGGGTCAATACGACGAGCCCGCCAGCGATTACTGACTTTGTGACCAACAGTGCATGGAATGTGCCCCCGATGTCGCCTGAGACGATCAAGCAAGTACAGATTAGTGTGGTCGGCAGGCAAATGACGCCAGACCAAGGATTTAGTGAACGCTATACGTCGGGGGTCAATACGAGCGGACCGGTTATCATGAGCGATCACAACCCATCAGCCGATGCCGGGTATGATGCCTCGACCTACTCGAAGCTGAGACGTCGGGTTGTGACCAGAGTGATTCAGCCAAGGAACATGTGAGGACATGCACGATGGGATTCAGGAAGGAAGTAGGAGTGCGGCTCGCCAATCGAGATAGGGAGGGGGAGCGAGGGGTCGCGTTGCTGACCGTCATGATCGTTATGCTCTTGATGGTGGTATTGGCGATTTCCGCGATTACCGTCACTGGGCTGGAGACCAGAATGTCCGGATTCGT
The Candidatus Nitrospira nitrosa DNA segment above includes these coding regions:
- a CDS encoding PilZ domain-containing protein; translated protein: MMSRNNRKLRRFAIQLPCTLDDHTYRSEGTILNLSVQGCAVMTALPPSVSSHLALWIDLPDSTTPVEIELAGVRWVSEQRCGFEFIRISPEMLNRLDSFVSVLDRTP
- a CDS encoding prepilin-type N-terminal cleavage/methylation domain-containing protein translates to MMSGQLRDAKGFTLIEMALVGAIVGITTMIAIPSFTQWKARYQMKQAATELAGNMNLARAAAMSRGTGITVTTAVTSGRATVTFGGVFPPLTLNEGVANITAATIGFNMFGLRAGGGTANALITLTPQQGSPYSVVVTPSGKVDWCAMATCP
- a CDS encoding pilus assembly PilX N-terminal domain-containing protein: MLQRALTGNQQGIALLGAMVIVLLVSLLASTLFNLSGQEVVSARAGNQGVVAQQLADAAGELILAWFHDPQSTADHPQLKLLREKRHYDGEGGPSFFDLNGRSQFTGTSEQPDVALLAENPADERLLNDPEVGVFRAMRHLGHVEAVKVYAPSNPGLLCTVDATIATGTTPSVRQSVLLQLGALNLRPLKAAVQVTRHLGEFRQGHESPVRVHWGDLRVGETLVLSHENDIPTKSVTAMVTGQTYDETAQREDRWMEAWVGGQVLVTQPDSEQAAGLLSNIHESQSPIPGVRLDQWTYEELKHMAKRFGRYFAIDREGLLYPQGVVEPGRGVSPDEVLKSQVPGDQQGLLFIDTLDQLPPRLDNLGVLRLQASYLEATVVMQGHIHLNPSGSGATIQALSPPRSDLNGTLARTPVQLSGIQLNGVVYAAGNITVTGKAKVHGAVVSGGTITGTDARDTLEVWYDHDIGQGWFRGLPVVHRAPGTWVAKY
- a CDS encoding GspE/PulE family protein, with the protein product MIAQAAGTQNKREVLSVATLKRPPMNKAPRKKTMERSLLDCIAYRGLVSPAELDSAVEESLSREVDLETVLIDKYRVPKPALGSALSEFYQCPYVPYDERTILDPELLKNLSFDYLRRNSWIPMKRQGTVLDIVTNDPHDLEKGLDIRRAFPGTTIRFAVGLRRDIEQYLLVATGQATGGSITDILGELVDEAGSERNAEAERREIDENDSAIVRLANQIIAEAYRLAASDVHIEPYSDRKETAVRFRVDGTCFTYMRIPAAYRRAIVSRLKIMANLDIAERRKPQDGKIRYKLAKDREIELRVATLPTAGNNEDVVLRLLTAKETMPLEAMDFPPGVLQTVKELSEHPYGIFLCVGPTGSGKTTTLHAVLKHINTDERKIWTAEDPIEVTQEGLRQVQVHPKIGFTFASAMRAFLRADPDVIMIGEMRDKETADIAIEASLTGHLVMSTLHTNSAVETVTRLLDMGCDSFNFADAMLGILAMRLCKRICSHCKEEYHPTQQEFDELVQGYGARHWEKLGISYAEDLRLCHGKGCEVCNQTGFKGRVALHELLVGSEEIKNLIQSRARTSEILAVAMRDGMVTLLQDGIQKVLKGLTTYRQVRAVAVK
- a CDS encoding type IV pilus modification PilV family protein, which produces MNHQQAIRNEGGFTLIESVMAGTILAITLLGVAGFQGASLARNAQSKDNTVVTNFGVEMLERIQSNRQRVLDYHNIDTTATTPCPQTTAQQRQALADCQQWRAALIASNVSGVRGTVTAILGDPAPTLGVPSLNRTNVVITVTWNTSAGSGTSMQSKTMTFRTVVAPE
- a CDS encoding PilW family protein, whose protein sequence is MKTEQATRCHRNCEAGMTLIELMIAAAVGLGVIGAALSMLVMSQKATTANEQVVETQQNVRVAMEMLARDMRLASYNYVGNVPGAPTVGTCSVTNGTFSRPVGLRPRDQNPTGADTGPDSISMVVPLLTDVVTPWALSANVGGTAIDPVPFNALPIAAAVITDMVSQGLAAGSVVSIGGSVVRAVATVSATSLTLSSSIDGKFPAGTPVYLLQCVTYAVGTTTATCGTGSTACLTRNGVPLVDGIEDIQFSYGCDGCSTAAPNPLSPDGVLDEIDGVNTTSPPAITDFVTNSAWNVPPMSPETIKQVQISVVGRQMTPDQGFSERYTSGVNTSGPVIMSDHNPSADAGYDASTYSKLRRRVVTRVIQPRNM